In Terriglobia bacterium, the following proteins share a genomic window:
- a CDS encoding RDD family protein: MFCPNCGKSNDDNAKFCQICGVSLQGTTPSGLAAASVVTSGPYAGFGTRFVAWLIDIIVILVGSGIVGALTFGGGAVVIFVAPWLYEAFMLSSEWQATIGKRAMSIVVTGLDGKRISFARATGRHFAKYLSAFILFIGFIMAAFTARKQALHDMIAETLVVQK, encoded by the coding sequence ATGTTCTGCCCCAATTGCGGTAAATCGAATGACGACAATGCGAAATTCTGCCAGATCTGTGGCGTCTCCCTTCAGGGAACGACGCCGTCTGGCCTGGCCGCAGCCTCCGTCGTTACGAGCGGCCCATATGCGGGTTTCGGAACGCGTTTCGTTGCCTGGTTGATCGACATCATCGTCATTCTGGTCGGCAGCGGGATCGTGGGCGCACTCACGTTCGGGGGCGGAGCGGTGGTGATTTTCGTTGCTCCCTGGCTCTACGAAGCATTCATGTTGAGTTCCGAATGGCAGGCGACTATCGGCAAACGCGCGATGTCGATCGTCGTTACCGGGCTTGACGGCAAACGTATATCGTTCGCTCGTGCGACGGGCAGGCATTTCGCAAAGTACCTCTCGGCTTTCATCCTCTTCATCGGGTTTATCATGGCCGCATTCACTGCCAGAAAACAGGCGCTCCACGACATGATCGCCGAAACTCTCGTTGTGCAGAAGTAG